One part of the Phragmites australis chromosome 3, lpPhrAust1.1, whole genome shotgun sequence genome encodes these proteins:
- the LOC133913260 gene encoding inositol 3-kinase-like isoform X2, with amino-acid sequence MPLAVGPDGTEDQQEEEQWMKGAPSALEGLVVGSYCHDVLLRGGRVVGKTLGGAAAFVSNVLDAASPRAEEDEEAPFVVVSKVGHDFAYVSAPAPARHPPLLCASPTTSFHAQFSDAAASAHAPDRELRRVRACDPIYPADLPDRRFAYGLAVGVAGEVLPETLERMIRLCRAVLVDVQALIRAFDGNGAVRHVALEGTPYARLLPRVAFLKASSEEAPYVGVETARRRCCVIVTEGRDGCRLYWDGGEARVAPFPAVQVDPTGAGDSFLAGFAAGLLWGLSATDAALLGNFFGAAAVSQVGVPTFHPKMLQAVKEILEDKAIKRSSTCINGAAFTFERSNMHDELHASLHEVARLMSEQQQIDPANGNGDICSHRN; translated from the exons atgcCGCTCGCGGTGGGGCCCGACGGCACGGAGGatcagcaggaggaggagcagtggATGAAGGGGGCGCCCAGCGCGCTTGAGGGCCTCGTGGTGGGGAGCTACTGCCACGACGTGCTGCTCCGGGGCGGGCGCGTGGTGGGGAAGACTCTCGGCGGGGCCGCGGCCTTCGTGTCCAATGTGCTCGACGCCGCGTCGCCTCgggcggaggaggacgaggaggcgccCTTCGTTGTGGTGTCCAAGGTGGGGCACGACTTCGCGTACGTCTCCGCGCCGGCGCCCGCGCGGCACCCGCCGCTGCTCTGCGCGTCGCCCACCACCTCCTTCCACGCCCAGTTCTccgacgccgccgcctcggcccacGCCCCCGACCGGGAGCTCCGGCGCGTGCGCGCCTGCGACCCGATCTACCCCGCCGACCTCCCCGATCGACGCTTCGCCTACGGCCTCGCCGTCGGCGTCgccggggaggtgctgccggaGACGCTCGAGCGGATGATACGGCTCTGCCGCGCGGTGCTCGTGGATGTGCAGGCGCTGATCCGGGCGTTCGACGGCAACGGCGCCGTCCGCCACGTGGCTCTTGAAGGGACGCCGTACGCGCGGCTTCTCCCGCGGGTGGCGTTCCTCAAGGCGTCGTCGGAGGAGGCGCCGTACGTGGGGGTGGAGACGGCGAGGCGGCGGTGCTGCGTGATCGTGACGGAGGGGAGGGATGGGTGTCGGCTGTACTGGGACGGTGGGGAGGCGCGCGTGGCGCCGTTCCCCGCCGTGCAGGTGGACCCCACCGGCGCTGGAGACAGCTTTCTCGCCGGTTTCGCAGCCGGGCTGTTGTGGGGGTTGTCGGCGACGGACGCCGCGCTGCTGGGGAACTTCTTTGGCGCCGCAGCCGTCTCGCAGGTCGGCGTCCCCACCTTCCATCCCAAGATGTTGCAG GCTGTTAAAGAAATACTCGAGGATAAGGCAATAAAACGATCTAGTACATGTATAAACGGCGCTGCTTTTACCTTCGAGAGGTCAAATATGCACGATGAGTTGCACGCATCTCTCCACGAAGTGGCAAGGCTCATGTCTGAGCAGCAGCAAATTGATCCGGCAAACGGCAATGGAGATATTTGTTCACATAGGAACTGA
- the LOC133913260 gene encoding inositol 3-kinase-like isoform X1, with protein MPLAVGPDGTEDQQEEEQWMKGAPSALEGLVVGSYCHDVLLRGGRVVGKTLGGAAAFVSNVLDAASPRAEEDEEAPFVVVSKVGHDFAYVSAPAPARHPPLLCASPTTSFHAQFSDAAASAHAPDRELRRVRACDPIYPADLPDRRFAYGLAVGVAGEVLPETLERMIRLCRAVLVDVQALIRAFDGNGAVRHVALEGTPYARLLPRVAFLKASSEEAPYVGVETARRRCCVIVTEGRDGCRLYWDGGEARVAPFPAVQVDPTGAGDSFLAGFAAGLLWGLSATDAALLGNFFGAAAVSQAVKEILEDKAIKRSSTCINGAAFTFERSNMHDELHASLHEVARLMSEQQQIDPANGNGDICSHRN; from the exons atgcCGCTCGCGGTGGGGCCCGACGGCACGGAGGatcagcaggaggaggagcagtggATGAAGGGGGCGCCCAGCGCGCTTGAGGGCCTCGTGGTGGGGAGCTACTGCCACGACGTGCTGCTCCGGGGCGGGCGCGTGGTGGGGAAGACTCTCGGCGGGGCCGCGGCCTTCGTGTCCAATGTGCTCGACGCCGCGTCGCCTCgggcggaggaggacgaggaggcgccCTTCGTTGTGGTGTCCAAGGTGGGGCACGACTTCGCGTACGTCTCCGCGCCGGCGCCCGCGCGGCACCCGCCGCTGCTCTGCGCGTCGCCCACCACCTCCTTCCACGCCCAGTTCTccgacgccgccgcctcggcccacGCCCCCGACCGGGAGCTCCGGCGCGTGCGCGCCTGCGACCCGATCTACCCCGCCGACCTCCCCGATCGACGCTTCGCCTACGGCCTCGCCGTCGGCGTCgccggggaggtgctgccggaGACGCTCGAGCGGATGATACGGCTCTGCCGCGCGGTGCTCGTGGATGTGCAGGCGCTGATCCGGGCGTTCGACGGCAACGGCGCCGTCCGCCACGTGGCTCTTGAAGGGACGCCGTACGCGCGGCTTCTCCCGCGGGTGGCGTTCCTCAAGGCGTCGTCGGAGGAGGCGCCGTACGTGGGGGTGGAGACGGCGAGGCGGCGGTGCTGCGTGATCGTGACGGAGGGGAGGGATGGGTGTCGGCTGTACTGGGACGGTGGGGAGGCGCGCGTGGCGCCGTTCCCCGCCGTGCAGGTGGACCCCACCGGCGCTGGAGACAGCTTTCTCGCCGGTTTCGCAGCCGGGCTGTTGTGGGGGTTGTCGGCGACGGACGCCGCGCTGCTGGGGAACTTCTTTGGCGCCGCAGCCGTCTCGCAG GCTGTTAAAGAAATACTCGAGGATAAGGCAATAAAACGATCTAGTACATGTATAAACGGCGCTGCTTTTACCTTCGAGAGGTCAAATATGCACGATGAGTTGCACGCATCTCTCCACGAAGTGGCAAGGCTCATGTCTGAGCAGCAGCAAATTGATCCGGCAAACGGCAATGGAGATATTTGTTCACATAGGAACTGA